One genomic window of Etheostoma spectabile isolate EspeVRDwgs_2016 chromosome 7, UIUC_Espe_1.0, whole genome shotgun sequence includes the following:
- the LOC116692847 gene encoding uncharacterized protein LOC116692847, producing the protein MVIPISSRVEYRHRETSRFELFYSTSISKMFGKSNMRRPSHSTCDVGGEDPLIKEISTAMARLSLSGKTELESRSSNSHISNNEAQDKTSTPKRRWDDLESGGIRRPDSLGPETKRKRVDTTAINKSFWVSIGCTIAFQRKYVSAFQYRAIEEEVKQTLPPEAQKKMATPKMCPIPTTYLKDKDKLSYKRKWEDVDAAGIRRPDNLGPQKKRRRVVRKRVQADADIVMIAMPKKKNRRRNRRRHVKPVQSAKEWRHPELSGHKGPGEKTWRGGRKKAKHDVRQKERRNMRHQGAVSGKHLVRCAGPRAKGGPKRSLGQKVLGT; encoded by the exons ATGGTCATTCCAATATCTTCACGCGTTGagtacagacacagagagacatcccGTTTTGAACTGTTTTATTCAACAAGTATTTCAAAGATGTTTGGAAAAAGCAACATGCGGAGGCCAAGTCACAGCACG TGTGATGTAGGTGGCGAGGATCCTCTAATTAAAGAGATCAGTACAGCAATGGCCAGACTTTCCCTAAGTGGAAAGACTGAGCTAGAGTCCAGGTCCTCCAACAGCCACATATCTAATAATGAGGCCCAGGACAAAACCAGTACCCCAAAAAGGAGATGGGATGATCTGGAATCGGGCGGTATCAGACG GCCAGACAGCCTCGGcccagagacaaagagaaaaagagtggACACAACGGCGATAAACAAGTCTTTCTGGGTGAGTATTGGTTGCACCATAGCTTTTCAAAGGAAATATGTGAGTGCTTTTCAGTACAGGGCCATTGAAGAAGAAGTCAAGCAGACTTTGCCACCTGAGGCACAGAAGAAGATGGCTACACCCAAAATGTGTCCCATTCCCACCACATATTTAAAGGACAAAGACAAACTGTCCTATAAAAGGAAGTGGGAAGATGTCGATGCAGCCGGTATCAGAAG GCCAGACAACCTCGGTCctcaaaaaaagaggagaagagtGGTCCGGAAACGTGTTCAGGCAGACGCTGACATTGTCATGATTGCaatgccaaaaaagaaaaatagaagaagaaacaggAGAAGACATGTGAAGCCTGTACAGAGTGCAAAGGAATGGCG ACACCCAGAACTGTCGGGTCACAAGGGACCTGGAGAAAAGACCTGGAGAGGAGGGCGCAAGAAGGCAAAGCATGACGTGAG GCAGAAGGAACGCAGAAACATGCGTCACCAGGGCGCCGTCAGTGGGAAACACCTGGTCCGATGTGCCGGGCCCCGGGCCAAGGGAGGGCCCAAAAGGTCCCTTGGCCAAAAAGTCCTGGGCACATGA